In Pseudomonadota bacterium, one genomic interval encodes:
- the dprA gene encoding DNA-protecting protein DprA: protein MVRHESLDYWLALTLVPGLGALGIARAWRGLGSAAAIIQAPESILQNYGIRPAAACAMASFSDWRRVAAIRSQVAGLGGEIIALDDPRYPEPLARIVDPPSVLYLKGSVACLSLPGIAVVGARQASALGRHFAFSLSSRLASQGLAVVSGLALGVDGAAHEGSLQGGGPTLAVLGTGLDLVYPAVHRHLSARITENGALLTEFPPGTVPNKGNFPRRNRLVSGLACGVVVVEAGERSGSLITARLALEQGREVFAVPGPPGMPGSRGVNRLLKDGAQLLESVDDIFVALPWLLTARQKNHSSGQMRAGSSRPVLNREQACLVAALGQDESTFDELLEKLSWETGLLSRLLLELELSGMLIKGAGGSLRIAPEYL from the coding sequence ATGGTTCGACATGAATCTCTGGATTACTGGCTGGCGCTGACCCTGGTGCCCGGGCTTGGGGCTTTGGGCATCGCCCGGGCTTGGCGTGGCCTGGGTTCAGCCGCAGCGATCATCCAGGCGCCGGAATCCATCTTGCAGAACTATGGTATTCGTCCGGCGGCGGCCTGCGCAATGGCCTCTTTCAGCGATTGGCGGCGGGTGGCGGCGATCCGCAGCCAAGTCGCCGGCCTGGGTGGGGAGATTATCGCCCTGGACGATCCTCGCTATCCCGAACCCCTGGCCCGGATCGTCGATCCGCCTTCGGTTTTGTATCTTAAAGGTTCAGTCGCTTGTCTGTCTTTGCCGGGGATTGCCGTGGTCGGAGCCCGGCAGGCGTCGGCACTGGGGCGGCATTTCGCTTTTTCGTTAAGTTCCAGACTAGCTTCCCAGGGTTTGGCCGTAGTAAGTGGTTTGGCGCTGGGGGTGGACGGCGCTGCCCATGAAGGCAGTTTGCAGGGTGGAGGCCCCACCCTAGCCGTGCTGGGTACCGGGCTTGATCTGGTTTATCCGGCGGTGCATCGTCATTTAAGCGCCCGCATTACCGAAAATGGCGCCCTGCTGACCGAATTTCCTCCGGGGACCGTCCCCAACAAGGGCAATTTCCCGCGGCGTAACCGACTGGTCAGCGGACTGGCCTGCGGGGTCGTCGTGGTTGAAGCCGGTGAGCGTAGCGGCTCCCTGATTACGGCGCGGTTGGCGCTGGAGCAGGGTCGGGAGGTGTTCGCCGTACCCGGTCCGCCGGGGATGCCGGGCAGTCGGGGCGTGAATCGACTCTTAAAGGATGGGGCCCAGTTACTGGAGTCGGTTGATGATATCTTTGTTGCCCTGCCCTGGTTGCTTACTGCCCGCCAAAAGAACCATAGTTCAGGCCAGATGCGAGCCGGATCGTCGCGGCCGGTCTTGAACCGGGAACAGGCTTGTCTGGTCGCGGCCCTGGGGCAGGATGAAAGCACCTTCGACGAGCTCCTGGAAAAATTATCCTGGGAAACCGGGTTGTTGAGTCGATTGCTACTGGAGCTGGAGTTGTCCGGCATGTTGATTAAAGGCGCCGGCGGCAGCTTGCGCATTGCTCCTGAATATTTATAA
- a CDS encoding DUF494 family protein, with the protein MYQRVMAIIGIISDYLSDDVDLYEQEKEIVDDLVSLGFDFPEIETAFSWIANLSQGKGLNRQLLNLEPDTGFQRFFTAEELRFLSVRARAWLSRLRQMDVLTQTAIEDIIDQALFLGGFRVGLEDIKVIATMVVLIGAPNGVERDRFLNFLENDQEIVFH; encoded by the coding sequence ATGTATCAACGGGTTATGGCCATTATCGGGATCATTTCCGACTATCTGTCGGACGACGTCGATCTTTACGAACAGGAAAAGGAGATCGTTGATGATCTGGTTTCCTTGGGCTTTGATTTTCCTGAGATCGAAACGGCTTTCAGCTGGATCGCCAATCTTTCCCAGGGCAAGGGACTTAATCGTCAGCTGCTCAATCTCGAACCGGATACCGGATTCCAGAGATTTTTCACGGCCGAGGAATTGCGCTTTCTCAGTGTTCGGGCCCGGGCCTGGCTGTCGCGTCTGCGACAGATGGATGTGCTGACTCAGACCGCGATTGAAGATATTATCGACCAGGCCCTGTTTCTGGGCGGGTTTCGGGTTGGGCTTGAGGATATCAAGGTGATTGCCACCATGGTGGTTCTGATCGGGGCTCCGAATGGAGTCGAGCGTGACCGCTTTTTGAACTTTCTCGAAAATGATCAGGAGATTGTCTTTCACTGA
- the topA gene encoding type I DNA topoisomerase: protein MGSRTLLIVESPTKAKTIGKYLGPEYIVKASVGHVRDLPDNKFGIEIVGDHFEPHYEPLKGKGKIIGELKKAARRADRILLAPDPDREGEAIAWHIAHELGAGKPIQRVLFHEVTKTAIEKALQEPLEINENKVNAQQSRRILDRIVGYKISPLLWKTVRRGLSAGRVQSVAVRLVCERETEIKAFVPVEYWSITTTLEGAELPVFAARLHSVDGEKAEVGDRETAEKFVADLGRADFRVVAIEQKERQRRPTPPFITSKLQQEAARKLGFSAKKTMLVAQQLYEGIELGASGPVGLITYMRTDSVRVADAAVAECRESIEKLFGKEYLLAKIQIYKNKNAAQDAHEAIRPTSVSYVPKEIEAYLERDQFRLYSLIWKRFVASQMSPARYYQTTVSIAAGERYQLRAVGRRQLFDGFLAVYEEGRDNPSPDEHDAETELPALHEGESLRRHEILPKQHFTQPPPRFTESTLVKELEEKGIGRPSTYASIMSTIQDRGYVELVEKRFYPTALGELVTDLLTRSFPEILNVSFTAGMEADLDQIEEGGRDWQSLLADFYRPFAAQLKTALVTMRDAKKAGEEVSDQVCEKCQVKMVVKWGRNGRFLACPNYPECKNTKDLSGGEGGELESSADVGSCPTCGAPLKLRSGRFGRFISCSTYPECKYTSSVGTGVACPQEGCEGELVEKKSRKGKIFYACNRYPECKYAIWDKPYPLSCPRCDHPFLVEKKSREGGDKVLRCPRKGCNYETKIPGLAELK from the coding sequence ATGGGATCGCGTACGCTTCTGATTGTTGAATCGCCGACTAAGGCCAAGACCATCGGCAAATATCTGGGACCGGAGTATATCGTCAAAGCCTCGGTCGGACATGTTCGGGATCTGCCGGACAATAAGTTCGGTATCGAGATTGTGGGCGACCATTTTGAGCCGCATTATGAACCGCTGAAAGGAAAGGGTAAAATAATCGGGGAACTCAAGAAAGCGGCCCGTCGGGCGGACCGCATCCTGCTGGCTCCCGACCCCGATCGTGAAGGGGAGGCCATTGCCTGGCATATCGCTCATGAACTGGGGGCGGGCAAACCCATTCAGCGGGTGCTTTTTCACGAGGTGACCAAAACCGCGATTGAGAAAGCCCTGCAGGAGCCTCTTGAGATCAATGAAAACAAGGTGAATGCTCAACAATCGCGGCGCATCCTTGACCGAATCGTGGGTTATAAGATCAGTCCTTTGCTCTGGAAAACCGTGCGCCGGGGCTTAAGTGCCGGTCGCGTGCAGTCGGTGGCGGTGCGCCTGGTTTGCGAAAGAGAAACCGAAATCAAGGCTTTTGTTCCGGTTGAATACTGGAGCATCACCACTACCCTGGAAGGGGCGGAGCTACCTGTTTTCGCGGCCCGGCTTCATTCTGTCGACGGCGAAAAGGCCGAGGTCGGGGACCGGGAGACGGCGGAAAAATTCGTCGCCGATCTCGGTCGGGCTGATTTTCGGGTGGTCGCGATTGAGCAAAAAGAACGGCAGCGGAGGCCGACACCGCCCTTTATCACCAGTAAACTACAGCAGGAAGCCGCCCGCAAACTTGGTTTCAGCGCTAAAAAAACCATGTTGGTCGCGCAGCAGCTCTACGAGGGGATCGAGCTTGGGGCTTCGGGGCCGGTCGGTCTCATAACCTATATGCGCACCGATTCGGTCCGGGTCGCCGATGCTGCGGTTGCTGAATGTCGGGAAAGCATTGAGAAGCTTTTCGGCAAGGAATATCTACTGGCCAAGATTCAGATCTATAAGAATAAAAACGCCGCCCAGGATGCCCATGAAGCGATTCGGCCAACCTCGGTGAGCTATGTGCCGAAAGAGATAGAAGCTTATCTGGAGCGCGATCAGTTTCGTCTTTACAGTCTGATCTGGAAACGCTTTGTCGCCAGTCAGATGAGTCCGGCCCGTTATTACCAGACCACGGTCTCGATCGCGGCGGGAGAGCGCTATCAGCTGCGGGCCGTGGGCCGTCGCCAGCTTTTTGACGGTTTTCTGGCCGTGTATGAAGAGGGGCGCGATAACCCTTCCCCGGACGAGCATGACGCGGAAACGGAATTGCCGGCCCTGCATGAGGGTGAGTCTTTGCGCCGGCATGAAATTCTGCCTAAGCAGCATTTTACCCAGCCGCCCCCACGTTTTACGGAAAGTACCCTGGTTAAGGAACTGGAGGAAAAAGGGATTGGCAGACCTTCCACTTATGCCTCGATCATGTCGACGATTCAGGATCGGGGATATGTTGAGCTTGTTGAAAAACGTTTTTATCCGACGGCTCTCGGAGAGTTGGTCACCGACCTGCTGACCAGGAGCTTTCCGGAAATTCTCAATGTTTCATTCACCGCCGGCATGGAGGCTGATCTTGATCAGATTGAAGAGGGCGGGCGTGACTGGCAGTCCTTGCTGGCGGATTTTTATCGTCCCTTCGCGGCCCAGCTTAAAACCGCGCTGGTGACCATGCGTGACGCCAAGAAGGCGGGAGAGGAAGTTTCTGATCAGGTTTGTGAAAAATGTCAGGTGAAAATGGTGGTCAAATGGGGCCGCAATGGTCGTTTCCTGGCCTGTCCCAATTATCCGGAATGCAAGAATACCAAGGATCTGAGCGGAGGCGAGGGCGGCGAACTCGAGTCATCGGCCGATGTCGGCAGCTGTCCGACCTGCGGCGCGCCTTTAAAATTGCGCAGTGGCCGTTTCGGCCGTTTTATCTCCTGTTCGACCTATCCCGAATGTAAATATACCAGCTCGGTCGGGACAGGGGTTGCCTGCCCTCAGGAAGGTTGCGAGGGCGAGCTGGTGGAAAAGAAATCCCGCAAGGGTAAAATCTTCTATGCCTGTAACCGCTATCCTGAATGTAAATACGCCATCTGGGACAAGCCTTACCCGCTTTCCTGCCCCCGTTGCGACCATCCTTTTCTGGTCGAGAAAAAAAGCCGCGAGGGCGGCGATAAAGTCTTGCGCTGTCCGCGAAAAGGTTGTAATTACGAAACCAAAATTCCGGGGCTCGCGGAGCTGAAATAG
- a CDS encoding metallophosphoesterase, whose amino-acid sequence MRIRLLSDLHLEFAPLSLSTAAAEVVVLAGDIAQDTAGLDWIEENCAGLPVVYVPGNHEFYGSEYFETLARLRRGSASAGVHFLENEAVEIDGLRFLGCTLWTDFNLYREAYFHAKCAHRGISDFSSIRVRDAASERFLRPKDVRNFFQQSKDWLRVNLAAGDPDKTAVVTHSAPAWGSLARCYAGDSLTPFFIVDLESMIKQYQPRLWLHGHTHNSFDYKLGRTRIVCNPRGYAGENRGDFDPNKVVEI is encoded by the coding sequence ATGCGCATCAGGCTTTTAAGTGATTTACATCTGGAGTTTGCGCCGTTGTCTTTGTCGACGGCGGCGGCCGAGGTGGTGGTGCTGGCGGGAGATATCGCCCAGGATACCGCCGGGCTGGACTGGATCGAGGAAAATTGCGCCGGCTTGCCGGTGGTGTATGTGCCCGGTAATCATGAATTCTATGGTTCTGAGTATTTCGAGACTTTGGCGCGCTTGCGCCGAGGGTCAGCGTCAGCCGGAGTCCATTTTCTTGAGAATGAGGCGGTGGAAATCGACGGCTTGCGTTTTCTGGGCTGCACTTTATGGACGGATTTTAACCTTTATCGCGAAGCCTACTTTCATGCTAAGTGCGCCCACCGCGGCATCAGTGACTTTTCCTCGATCAGGGTGCGGGATGCAGCTTCCGAGCGCTTTCTCAGACCCAAAGACGTGCGCAATTTTTTTCAGCAGTCAAAGGACTGGCTGCGGGTGAACCTGGCGGCCGGTGATCCTGATAAGACTGCGGTGGTCACTCATAGCGCCCCGGCCTGGGGTTCGCTGGCCCGCTGTTACGCCGGGGATTCCCTGACCCCCTTTTTCATCGTCGACCTGGAAAGCATGATCAAACAGTATCAGCCTCGGCTCTGGCTGCACGGCCACACCCACAACTCCTTTGACTATAAACTCGGTCGCACCCGGATTGTCTGTAATCCCCGGGGCTATGCCGGCGAAAACCGGGGCGATTTCGACCCGAACAAAGTAGTGGAAATCTGA
- a CDS encoding sodium:proton antiporter, which translates to MDTSIFNNPGLSLALALATGMIAQVLAHHLRVPGIVLLLATGVICGPDGAGLIRPQALGPALNLLTGFAVAVILFEGGINLKFKQLKKAQHSIRQLILVGGFVTVIGAAAAAHFIMRWPWKNAILFGTLVMVTGPTVINPLLKRLKVKRSVATVLEAEGVLIDALGAVVATVALEAALSPAGGAPLLWVWHVLSRLGFGILSGGIFGAVLLASYRNKKLLPEGMENVFTLAAILALFQVSNLILPESGIAAVTMAGIVIGNFSAYALRDLVEFKEELTILLIGMLFVLLAADVRLLQVISLGRPAVVVVLILMFVVRPAAVAAGTCFSDLNLKERLFIAWIGPRGIVAAAVASFFASTFTEMGLSGGYELRALVFLVITVTVVFAGLSGGLMAKALGLRRPSQAGWVFLGANVLARALAKILKEDGQEVVCIDANADHCQAAENDCTRVIYGNGLQTRTLLRAEIDTRRGALALTANDEINYLFIQKVQEQAKGLFLGTSLKYNPANLTPGMLHKTGAELLFGAPVDIELWERRFQSEQVHLQLWRYLPPAKPKPEFLPSDLTEKERLGIAWRRNHRLAPLTNATDFKKDDEVYLFVHTAGIETTARVLQEKGWQQVRGQPDRKAFSPSVCRLEETESRLK; encoded by the coding sequence ATGGATACGTCTATCTTTAACAATCCGGGACTGAGCCTGGCCCTGGCTCTGGCCACGGGCATGATCGCCCAGGTTCTGGCCCACCATCTGCGCGTACCCGGAATCGTCCTGCTGCTGGCTACCGGGGTCATCTGCGGGCCGGATGGAGCGGGACTCATTCGACCACAGGCCCTGGGACCGGCCCTTAACCTCCTGACCGGATTCGCCGTGGCCGTCATTCTCTTCGAAGGCGGCATCAATCTCAAGTTCAAGCAACTGAAAAAGGCCCAGCACTCCATCCGTCAACTGATTCTCGTGGGCGGCTTCGTGACCGTGATCGGAGCCGCCGCCGCGGCACATTTCATCATGCGGTGGCCCTGGAAAAACGCGATTCTGTTCGGCACCCTGGTCATGGTAACCGGCCCGACCGTCATCAATCCGCTGCTCAAACGACTGAAGGTCAAACGTTCGGTCGCCACCGTTCTGGAAGCCGAAGGCGTTTTAATCGACGCCCTCGGCGCGGTCGTGGCCACGGTGGCGCTGGAAGCCGCGTTAAGTCCCGCCGGCGGCGCTCCCCTGCTCTGGGTCTGGCATGTGCTGTCCCGGCTCGGCTTCGGCATTCTGAGCGGCGGCATTTTCGGAGCCGTTCTGCTGGCTTCGTATCGGAACAAAAAGCTGCTGCCCGAGGGCATGGAAAACGTCTTCACACTGGCCGCCATCCTGGCTCTCTTTCAGGTCAGCAACCTGATTCTTCCGGAAAGCGGCATCGCCGCGGTCACCATGGCCGGTATCGTCATCGGCAATTTCAGCGCTTATGCTTTACGGGATCTGGTTGAATTCAAAGAGGAATTAACTATTTTACTGATCGGCATGCTGTTTGTCCTGCTCGCCGCCGATGTGCGCCTGCTTCAGGTTATCAGTCTGGGCCGGCCGGCGGTCGTAGTGGTTCTGATTTTAATGTTCGTGGTCCGCCCGGCGGCGGTTGCGGCCGGCACCTGTTTTTCCGATCTCAACCTGAAAGAACGTCTTTTCATTGCCTGGATCGGCCCACGTGGAATCGTGGCCGCCGCCGTGGCCTCCTTCTTCGCCTCAACCTTTACCGAAATGGGGTTGTCCGGAGGCTACGAACTCCGGGCTCTGGTTTTCCTGGTCATCACCGTGACCGTCGTTTTTGCGGGACTGAGCGGCGGTTTGATGGCAAAGGCCCTGGGGTTGCGACGCCCGAGCCAGGCGGGCTGGGTGTTTCTCGGAGCCAACGTTCTGGCGCGCGCCCTGGCTAAGATTCTCAAGGAGGATGGACAGGAAGTTGTCTGCATAGACGCCAACGCTGATCATTGCCAGGCGGCGGAAAACGACTGCACGCGGGTTATCTATGGCAACGGCCTGCAAACCAGAACCCTGCTGCGGGCCGAAATCGACACTCGCCGCGGGGCTCTGGCCCTGACCGCCAATGACGAAATCAATTATCTGTTTATCCAGAAAGTACAAGAACAAGCCAAGGGCCTCTTTCTGGGAACAAGCTTGAAATATAACCCCGCCAACTTGACCCCGGGAATGCTTCATAAGACCGGGGCCGAGCTTCTCTTCGGAGCTCCGGTCGACATCGAACTCTGGGAGCGTCGTTTCCAGAGCGAACAGGTTCATCTTCAGCTCTGGAGATATTTGCCCCCGGCAAAACCCAAGCCGGAATTTCTGCCGAGCGACTTAACGGAAAAGGAACGTCTCGGAATCGCCTGGCGAAGAAATCACAGGCTGGCACCGCTGACGAATGCAACCGATTTTAAAAAAGACGACGAGGTGTACCTGTTTGTTCACACAGCCGGCATCGAAACGACAGCCAGGGTTTTACAGGAAAAAGGCTGGCAACAAGTGCGCGGGCAGCCGGACCGGAAAGCGTTCAGCCCTTCGGTCTGCAGGCTGGAAGAGACTGAATCCAGATTGAAATGA
- a CDS encoding cation-transporting P-type ATPase: MQAEKTDGVRMIWHSFSAVATLDKLNSSAAGLDQREAGARLAQYGPNRLPEAKKRSPLLRLLLHFHNILIYVLLGSAMITALLAHWIDTGVILAVVVVNAIIGFIQEGKAEKAMDAIRQMLAPRAHVVRDNARLTIDGEHLVPGDIVLLEAGDKVPADLRLLAAHGMSVQEAILTGESVPVEKRVEPVTAEAPLGDRSCMAYSGTLVVSGQGKGVAVATGGKTEIGRISSLLSEVETLTTPLVRQMSLFARWLTLFILLVAALLLSYGYFVAQHDFAELFMSVVGLSVAAIPEGLPAVLTITLAVGVQMMAKRNAIVRRLPAIETLGSVSVICSDKTGTLTRNEMMVASVLTQQHLFTLDGDGYTPKGALRLDDARISPSEHTVLETLARAAALCNDAALHERDGVWHAEGDPMEAALLAFAGKMDVDVRKEQAAWQRTDVIPFDSRHRFMATLNHNHAHHAFVFVKGAPERILSMCRDQLGATGKQETLEHGYWEQQAAAVAARGQRVLALAARAVQPEHTVLEHTEVDGTLTLLGLVGMIDPPRPEAIAAVAECHEAGIRVKMITGDHAMTAAAIGRQIGLRNPETVLTGADLDGMDDHALKAVVLECDIFARTSPEHKLRLVTALQEYNMTVAMTGDGVNDAPALKRADAGIAMGLKGSEAAKEAAELVLADDNFASIVAAVREGRTVYDNLKKVISWTLPTNAGEAMTIMVALFFGMTLPVTPVQILWVNLITAITLGIALAFEPTEENTMRRQPRSRDEPLLSGELIWHIVFVSLLFLGGVYGIYAYAVERGYSVELARTMAVNTLVVMEVFYLFFIRNIDSASLTFKAMRGTKILWMVVIAITGAQFAITYLPPLQTVFATEAIPFRDGLLVVAIGPALFAVIEMEKRIRLSKNGVRNRASHPQAKP, translated from the coding sequence ATGCAAGCAGAAAAAACCGATGGTGTGCGGATGATCTGGCACAGTTTCTCTGCCGTAGCGACGCTTGACAAGCTGAATAGCTCTGCCGCCGGCCTTGATCAGCGCGAAGCCGGGGCGCGCCTTGCGCAATACGGGCCCAACCGTCTGCCCGAAGCCAAAAAACGCAGCCCGCTGTTACGTTTGCTGCTCCATTTTCACAACATTCTCATCTATGTACTGCTGGGTTCCGCGATGATTACGGCGCTGCTGGCTCACTGGATCGATACGGGCGTCATTCTCGCGGTGGTCGTGGTCAACGCCATTATCGGTTTTATTCAGGAGGGCAAGGCGGAGAAGGCGATGGATGCGATTCGCCAGATGCTCGCGCCCCGCGCCCATGTCGTTCGTGACAATGCGCGTCTTACCATTGACGGCGAGCATCTGGTCCCCGGCGATATCGTGCTGCTCGAAGCGGGCGACAAGGTCCCCGCCGATCTGCGCCTGCTTGCCGCGCACGGCATGTCGGTCCAGGAAGCAATTCTGACCGGAGAGTCCGTACCCGTCGAAAAACGGGTAGAGCCGGTCACCGCAGAGGCGCCGCTGGGGGATCGTTCCTGCATGGCCTATTCCGGCACCCTGGTGGTTTCCGGCCAGGGCAAGGGGGTGGCGGTGGCTACCGGCGGCAAGACCGAAATCGGGCGGATCAGCAGCCTGCTTTCCGAGGTCGAGACCCTCACTACGCCTCTGGTAAGGCAAATGAGTCTCTTTGCCAGATGGCTGACGCTCTTCATCTTGCTAGTCGCGGCACTGCTGCTGAGCTACGGTTATTTTGTCGCGCAGCACGATTTCGCGGAACTCTTCATGTCGGTCGTGGGCTTGTCGGTTGCCGCCATTCCCGAAGGTCTGCCCGCCGTGCTCACCATTACCCTTGCCGTTGGCGTACAGATGATGGCGAAACGAAACGCGATTGTAAGGCGGCTGCCCGCGATCGAAACACTGGGTTCGGTTTCCGTGATCTGTTCGGACAAAACCGGCACCCTGACACGCAACGAGATGATGGTGGCTTCGGTGCTGACACAGCAGCACCTCTTTACCCTCGATGGCGATGGCTACACGCCCAAAGGCGCGCTGAGGCTCGACGATGCCAGAATTTCGCCCTCCGAACATACCGTGCTCGAAACCCTTGCCCGGGCCGCCGCGCTTTGCAATGACGCAGCCCTGCACGAGAGAGATGGCGTGTGGCATGCGGAGGGCGATCCGATGGAAGCCGCCCTGCTGGCGTTCGCCGGAAAGATGGATGTGGATGTGCGCAAGGAACAGGCGGCATGGCAACGCACCGACGTCATTCCCTTCGATTCGCGACACCGCTTCATGGCTACGTTGAATCATAACCATGCACACCATGCCTTTGTCTTTGTCAAAGGGGCGCCGGAGCGCATCCTCTCCATGTGCCGCGATCAGCTGGGAGCGACCGGGAAGCAGGAAACGCTGGAACACGGTTATTGGGAGCAACAAGCCGCAGCCGTTGCCGCGCGGGGCCAGCGCGTGCTGGCCCTGGCCGCAAGAGCGGTGCAGCCCGAGCACACGGTACTTGAACATACGGAAGTTGATGGCACGCTCACCCTGCTCGGCCTGGTGGGCATGATCGATCCGCCGCGGCCCGAAGCGATCGCCGCCGTGGCGGAATGCCATGAAGCAGGTATCCGGGTGAAGATGATTACCGGCGATCATGCGATGACCGCAGCTGCGATCGGCAGACAGATCGGACTGCGAAACCCGGAAACGGTGCTCACCGGAGCCGATCTGGACGGCATGGACGATCACGCTTTGAAAGCGGTCGTTCTTGAGTGCGACATTTTCGCCCGCACGAGCCCCGAACACAAGCTGCGTCTGGTCACCGCGTTGCAGGAATACAATATGACGGTGGCGATGACCGGCGACGGGGTCAATGATGCCCCCGCGCTGAAACGGGCCGACGCGGGCATCGCCATGGGACTAAAAGGCTCCGAAGCCGCCAAGGAGGCGGCGGAACTGGTGCTCGCGGATGACAACTTCGCCTCCATCGTTGCCGCCGTACGGGAAGGCCGAACCGTGTATGACAACCTGAAGAAAGTCATCAGCTGGACGCTACCCACCAATGCCGGTGAAGCCATGACGATCATGGTGGCGCTCTTTTTCGGCATGACGCTGCCCGTCACACCGGTTCAAATCCTCTGGGTCAACCTCATCACCGCCATCACGCTGGGAATAGCACTGGCCTTTGAGCCGACCGAAGAGAACACGATGCGCCGCCAGCCGCGATCGCGGGACGAGCCGCTGCTGAGCGGTGAGCTGATCTGGCATATCGTTTTTGTATCCCTGCTTTTCTTAGGAGGTGTTTACGGCATCTATGCCTACGCCGTAGAACGCGGCTATTCCGTAGAGCTGGCGCGCACGATGGCGGTGAACACGCTGGTGGTGATGGAGGTTTTTTATCTGTTCTTCATTCGGAACATCGACAGCGCCTCATTGACGTTCAAGGCGATGCGAGGAACAAAAATACTATGGATGGTGGTGATCGCCATTACCGGGGCGCAGTTCGCCATCACCTATCTGCCGCCGCTGCAGACTGTTTTCGCCACCGAAGCCATCCCTTTCCGGGACGGGCTGCTGGTAGTTGCCATCGGCCCGGCACTTTTTGCCGTCATAGAGATGGAAAAGCGGATTCGTCTTTCTAAAAATGGTGTCCGGAATCGTGCCTCCCATCCGCAAGCCAAGCCGTAA
- a CDS encoding PaaI family thioesterase, translated as MDIARARFLRDDFAQGFPAYCGFTATRVEEGIFDSRLLVRPEHQQQDGFVHAGVLATMADHTAGYSAFTLVEGGKRILTIEFKINFFKPALGCLVNCRARVINPGRQVMVAEAEVFSADAAGREKLVAKATVTLMAVIL; from the coding sequence ATGGACATCGCCAGAGCCCGGTTCTTACGGGATGATTTTGCGCAAGGTTTTCCGGCTTACTGCGGGTTTACGGCAACCCGGGTCGAAGAGGGGATTTTTGACAGCCGTCTGCTGGTCAGACCCGAGCATCAGCAACAGGATGGTTTTGTCCATGCCGGAGTGCTCGCCACCATGGCCGATCATACGGCCGGCTACAGTGCCTTCACCCTGGTGGAGGGGGGAAAAAGGATTCTGACGATTGAATTCAAGATTAATTTTTTCAAGCCGGCCCTTGGTTGCCTGGTCAACTGTCGGGCCCGGGTGATCAACCCCGGTCGTCAGGTGATGGTTGCCGAAGCCGAGGTCTTTTCCGCGGATGCTGCGGGCCGGGAAAAACTGGTCGCCAAGGCCACGGTTACCCTGATGGCGGTCATTCTGTGA
- a CDS encoding heavy-metal-associated domain-containing protein — MKRTILVKGMSCRHCVKAVTEILSAFAGVAEIEVDLKTGAVSFTAAAEIDLEALSQNLDEAGYELA, encoded by the coding sequence ATGAAAAGGACCATCTTGGTCAAGGGCATGTCCTGCCGGCATTGTGTTAAAGCGGTGACTGAAATTTTGTCGGCGTTTGCCGGGGTCGCAGAGATCGAGGTTGATCTGAAGACGGGAGCGGTGAGCTTTACGGCCGCTGCGGAGATTGATCTGGAAGCCCTATCCCAAAATCTTGATGAGGCCGGCTATGAGCTTGCCTGA